GTTAGAACAAGCAAAAATATTAAGACTATGTGTGTTGTATTTTGGCATCAATGACTTGTTTCCAAATCTTGCCCTCATCTAAAAAGTATCTCTTAATCCAGGAAACTAATAAGCAAAGGTTCATATCTGCAATGTTAGGGATGCCAAGCCCCCCATGTTGCTTTTGCAGGGTCACACATCCCCAGGCAGCAAGGTGATATTTGTGGTGGACCTCATAATCATCCCAAAAGCAGTGAGCCAGATGAGAATTAATCAACTTAATGGCCCATTTAGGAAATTTAAAAATACCCATAAGGTAACTACGTATAGAGGCCAAGCAGGTTTTCACCAATGTGAGCCTCTTGCCAGAAGACAGTAATCTGCCTATCCACCCAGCCCCTTTTTTAATGATCTTATCGACAGTAGGCTGTAACTCACATTTTTTCAGCTTTCTGTGGTGGAGAGGGGCTCCTAAATATTTAATGGGGAAATCACTTAGTTTACAACCAAGGATTTGAGCAAATATGTTTGCTTCTTCCCCGTTCACATTAATAGGGACCAGATCACATTCATGAAAGTTAATCCTCATCCCAGAAATTTGCTCAAAACAGGATAATAGCCATTTAAGGTTCCTGGCATGAGCAGGGTTGTTACTCAAAAATAATAAGGTCTCATCAGCATATTGCATGCTAATAATGCCAGCTGGGTTGGAACTAGGGAAGAGACCTTCCAGGATGTTATTTCTAGATGCTTTAATAAGAATTTTAGTAAAAACATCAGCTACTAAATTAAATAGTAAAGGGGAGTAGGGGTCACCCTGTCTGACTCCTTTCCCAACAATAAAAAAATCACTGTTGGCATTATTAATATTAACTCCAACAGATCCTTGATGTAATAAAGAAGCAACTTTCTTCATCCACCTAGAGCTAAAACCTCTCATGTGCATCATATCGAGCAGGAAATCTCTGTTGATCATGTCATATGCTTTCTCATAGTCTAGTTTAAATACAAAACCAGATTGCTTACTGGAGTACACAGAATGAATAATTTCATGAGCTGTGATGATACTCTCAGCAATATATCTGCCTTTTATGAAGGCTGTCTGGTTCAAGGAAATTAACTCTTTGTAAATGGGGCCAAACTTATTAGTGGCACATTTGGCAAAGATTTTGAAGCTGCAATTAATCATAGCAAGGGGTCTAAATTTTTCTATCTTGCTAGCATCAGCCTCTTTAGGAACTAGAGTCAACAGAGAGAAGTTGAGTCTTTATAGATCTAGCTCATCTTTCTCCCAATCACGAAATAAAGCAAACAAGTCACCTTTAATAAGGTCCCAGAATTGttgataaaataaaaagggaaacccatcaggcccaggggctccttcTGCATAAGAGCCGAAGACAACCTCTTTAATCTCTTTTTCAGAGAAGGGGGCATCCAGGATGTTGTTATGAGCATCAGTAACTTTCTCTCCATCTTCCCAAAAGTCATCTCTTCGGTTGATGTTAATTTTATCTTGGAAACCAAATAGTTTTTTGTAGTAATCAACAGCAACTTTCATAATATCATTATGATCAGTCACATTACCTGCATCTCCTTCCAGCACCATAATCTGTTTTCTTCTCCTCTTTTGATTTGCTATAGCTTTAAAATATCCAGCATTCAGGTCTCCTTCAAGTATATCTCTCTCTCTGGATCTCTGCCTGGCCTTGATTTCCTCCTTCCTCCATATTTCCTCTAAGTCACCTGCAATTTTTTTAATTCTGCTGTTAGTGTTAGGGGAAGGGGGTTAGATTCAGAGATAATATCCAAACAATTATATTCAGCCACTAGGGCTTGTTTCTGTCTGTTTTGTTCAGCCTCATAATTGGCCATCCATCCTTTAATGGCTTTTCTGGAATTCCTAATTTTGAACTGCCAAATATCTATAGCCTTAGTAAAGGGGCAGTTGGCAGTCCAGGCTTTAGTAACTACCTCTCTAAAGCCCTCAACCTCCAGACACCATTTTTCAAATCTAAAATGCTTACTTTTGGGAATGGGGAAGGCACAAGTGTTAATAACCAGAGGGGTGTGATCGCTCCCCAATCTAGGAAGGGCTTTGAGATGTACCCCAGGGAATTCAGAGGCCCAATCAGTGGACATGAAAACTCTGTCTATAGTAGTCATCACTAGATTGTCCTGATTGTTGCCCTAAGTGAACTTCCTCCCACTAATTTTGAGCTCAATCAAACCAAATTTGTTAATCCAATCATTAAAGAGATCAGCCCAGTGCTGATTAATAGCACTAGTGTTTTTCTCACTAGCCTCTCTGATAAGGTTGAAATCTCCACCCACTAGTGTGTTTAAAACAATTCcaatgtgtattaaaaatgttaatcatgtatttgtaTTAAAATGTATAGAGCATACTTTAAAAATGTTCCAGTATATTAAAATATGTTCATCGTGTAGCTCATCTTGCTTCAAAATAAATGCTCATATTTTAAAAAAAAACATCAACGTATATTTTAAAAGAGTTCAgcgtattatttaaaaaaaatcatcatgTACTAAAAATCCTAGGTCGGATTTGTAGCTAAGTCCAAGATCATTTGGTTACTTATGATAACCGTTGCTGACGGACTCAATCATACCATACGCGGATTCACGCGCCCCATGTATCTGCCTCTGACCTGTGCTGTGTACGTACGTATGAATCTGCTTCTCATCGCAAGGAGTGACTAGGCGTACAGCCTTGATGGCCTTTCCACAGCCACCCACCAGCTTGGATGGTATCCAGCTCTCTAAGCTGTAGGCCGTCGGCTTGCCTGACGAGCAGCATGTGACCTCGATGATCCCCGGCTCGCTAGAGTCCAACGACGGGCCATTCATCGGTAAAAGGAAATCTGGCCCGTGAAATGACCACTCCCTCAGTCCTACTCCGCTACTTTCGGAATCGAATGAAGTTATTGGACCTGGGGGTGGCAACGTGGATTGGCCCCGCCCTGCCCTGCTCCTGCTCCTGTGCATGTGCAGTATAGGTGAGCAGCAATTGCATGCTCTGCTCATGTGGGCAGTACTGTCTAGGTTAGCAGCAATTAAATCCAAAAGAACACTACGTTTGTGTTAAGCCAACGGCTTAAACACCCACAGTAATCTGCCGTCTGGCTATATACCACCAGCCCAGCCCGCTCTTCGCTTCTCACTCACCGGTGTTCATTCTCCTCCACTCGCTTTCCTATCTAACCTAACACAGGCCCCCGTTGCAGCAGCAGAGCAGATCGATCCAGTACGTCTCGGGTGAACCAGCTGAGCAGATCGATGGCGCCCACTCGTCGCATGGCCGCATCCGccctcctgctgctgctcctcctcgtcgccacaGGTACGTTCCCCCGCACAGCTTCACTCTTCCCAGCGAGCCAGCTCTGGTCTGCTCCATGGACGATGCTTAAGTTGCTTACCGTGGTTCCGTTGACGTGCATGCAGAGATGGGGACGACGAGGACCAAGACGGCGGAGGCGCGGGACTGCCTGTCGCAGAGCCACAAGTTCAAGGGCGCCTGCCTCAGCAGCAGCAACTGCGCCGGCGTCTGCCGCACCGAGAACTTCCCCGACGGCGAGTGCCACACGCACAACTTCGCCCGCAAGTGCTTCTGCAAGAGGGCCTGCTAGCCGGCCTGCTCGCCCCGGCCGCCCTGCCGGCCAGCGCCGAGACGTCCGATCTGTTCGTCAGTGCTGTCTGCTAGATCTGTTCTTCAGTGCGTTCGCGTTCGTCGGCAGTAGCTGTTCGTGTGACGACTGTGTCCCGTAATAAAGTAGGAAATCAACCGGGCTCTTGGTAGTTTGGTTCGCCGTCTGCTAGTAGGTCGTGTTTGTTGCTGCTTTGTGTGGTGAACTTGTGATGTAGTAATAAGGTCGTTGTTTCAGCATGGACGTACGTGTGCACTGCATCCCCCTCTGTCTCTGTTGGTGTGATcggtgtcaaaaacgctcttatgaCTTATATTATAAGACGGAGGGGGTACATTTTGATGTGACCCGACGTTTTCGAAGCTGCGTGAACATTTCATTTTGTGCACATGAACTACGAAAGAATATCTTATGTGTATTCAGATTTTATTAAACCTACTCTACAAATCGTATTTTCTACTTTAGAATAATATATAAAGTTTGGACACTAAAAAAGAACACATGTGTAGACAAACATTTCCTTGGAAGGACAATCTGGACAGCACATGCCTCCAGAGTTCAACCGCATGGAAACATTTGGGTAAAGCGCCCTCGATGCTCCTCCAAGTGATAAGGATGCATCGGTGACTCATCGTGGGGTCTCAGAGGGCAACAGAGGATGAACACACGTCCATCCAATCGCACACTAAGACCGTGTGCAATGCAAGATGTTTACACAGGTACTTGTAAAACATAAACCGCCTTTTCTTACGAATCGGTGCTTTTTTTACGGCATAGCTGCCCAACCAAGTGATAATGCTATGCAAGTAAGCAACGATGCTTCAAAAAAGACCCCTTCGTTTATACAAGCACCTCCCTAAGTACATTGCATTGTACATGACCTAATATAGATCGTGAGGGCAGGGAGAGCGATCTGACAACAGAGCAAACCCTCTGTGCCCTCGTAAGTTCCACGTAAGTTCCACGTGCTTCATATGATGTATGCACCTACTTCCATGTTCTTCCTTTTTTTTAGTGCACCACTTTCGTGTTCTATAATTGGTCACGTGATCCACAATTCCTATTTAGATGCAGAGCTACAAGGAGCTCCTACGATTTGTTATGGTAACACCTATTTTGATGGGTTATGCATTAATTTGCCCACGTTTCGCATAGGGCGCCCCTCGACTAGGCCGACCCAATGGCGAGGCACTAGAGCGAGCAGTTTTTTAGGCCTTTTTTGTTCTTGGTCTGTTTTTCATTCGACTAAAAATATGGAAAACTATTTTTGGAAGTGAAGATTTTTGGCAAATTTTATTTCTTACAAAAATTAAATATTTGAGAACAGTTTTTGAGCAAACaccaaaaatttggaaacttttgAACAATTTTCAAACGCAAACATTTATTAAAATGTACAAATATTTTAAATGCGAATTTTTTGGAAAATTTGAATTtcgaaacatttttttgaaatttaattttcaaatttcaaaGAACTTTGAATTTTATGAAAAACAAAATTAGAAACTAAAGAACATAAAACAAGACCGACTTCTCAAAAACCGATAAAAGGTGGACATTCTCAAAACCGGGATTGCGGTAGCTAACTAAAATGTCGGCCCAACTCCTATCGCTCGGTGGCTTGTCAATGCGATTACCTGGCGATTTGACACAATAAATGTCAAATGAAAATTGCCATTTGACTCCTTCTGCTTTTTTTTTGCATGATAATACATGTCTCAGTAATAAAATAAAGATTCAGTTACAAGCCACGTAAACATCAACATTACAGGACTGTAAAGATAGGATAATCCTATGCAAAAAAACAAGCGCTTGTCCCTGCTTCGACTAGAGCCTAAAACACAGCATGGCCCGTGTCACTCTTTGCTCGTAGAAATACCGTAGCTACACGAACGCTGCTATACTTCGCAAAAGCTATAAATCGCTTATTGCCAAACATATCGTAGCCTCACCAACAAGGAGCATTGAAGTGGGCCGGTCCAAGAAGCAGTCTTGGAAGTTTCTAAAAACAGGTGCTGATCGCTTTTAGAACCTTATGTGTAGTGTTCTTATTCTTTGTTTTTCTCTAATggttttgtttcggtttttctTTCAGATTTTTCCCTTTcgttttttattaatttatttttttaaatacatgttgaacAATTTAAGTATATAGATTGAGCATTTTTCATATCCACGTTGAACATTTATctaaatacatgttgaacatttgcaaaatacacactGAATTCTGTGAGTATGCAGTGAACATTTCTAACCACAGGCTTATACATTTTCCAAAAATATCATCAACATTTGTCTAAAACGTGCAAAAAAATATATGGGTTGCAACATTTATTTTAAAGAGCATAAACATTTTTTATATGGTATGAATCTTTTTCGGAAACTATACAAACAAAGTTTTactttcatgaacatttttcacaaACATAATTTTTTACGTGTCAATATTTTCATAAACATACTTTTTTACAAACTACACAAACAATTGTTTTACATTTCATGaagatttttggaaaatataatcTTCATATAGTTTTTGAAGGCATGAGAATTTTCAAAATCTTATGGGAAATTCTGAATTTAACTAAAATATTTTTATATCGCGATGAATGTTGTTAGAAGTTGAAGTGAAGTATTTTTTTGTAAGATTAACGAACAGAACAAACTACTTAACAGGAAAACGAATCAAATCAACGACGACctcctgggccggcccactatgggCTCCCACTTTGGCAACACTACGCTGCAGCTTGCTGTGAGCGAGACATGCCTGCTATACCTTGTTTAGCAACTTCCGCACTTATGACGCCTTTTGCGTTATAAAGAGAGCAACTAATGGAGGGGCACCCTTTGCGGGAGACCATCAAGGGTCACTCAGCCACCACCATGTGACCTGTTTTGGGTGCTTCTttgagatttttttttcttttctgtatgCTTTTTGGATTTAGATTTCTTTGTTTattatttacttttccttttttGCCTGGTCTCCCCTAGGTTTtggaaaaaattatcaaaaaagtaTTGTGCGAGAAAAAATGTTTTTTTCTTCCAAGAGAGACACAGGgttgcttctcgtggaggcacaacTTTGCTTCCAGGAGAGGCCCATCTGTGCCtcctaaaaaagaaaaaaaaacacgttTATTTCCTTCTGCGAAAGACAGATTTGCTTCCCGTGGAGGCATAGGTTTGCTTCCTTGTGCCCGTCGGAAaaggaaaaaacatgtttttttttctttggcgAGAGGCAAATATTTGCTTCTCGTGGACACAGGTTTGCTTCGCAAGAGGCACAGTTGTGCCTTtcgtaaaagaaaataaaatgcgTTTTTTCTTCCGCAAGatgcacatatttgcttctcattGAGGCACGGgtttgaaggaaatgtgccctagaggcaataataaagttattatttatatttccttatatcatgataaatgtttattattcatgctagaattgtattaaccggaaacttattacatgtgtgaatacatagacaaaacagagtgtccctagtatacctctacttgactagcttgttaatcaaagatggttatgtttcctgatcatagacatgtgttgtcatttgatgaactggatcacatcattagagaatgatgtgatggacaagacccatccgttagcttagcttaatgatcgtttagttttattgctattgctttcatcatgacttatacatgttcctctgactatgagattatgcaactcccgaataccggaggaacaccttgtgtgctatcaaacgtcacaacgtaactgggtgattataaagatgctctacagatgtctccgaaggtgtttgttgggttagcatagatcgagattaggatttgtcactccgtgtatcggagaggtatccctgggccctctcggtaatgcacatcactataagccttgcaagcaatgtgactaatgagttagttacgggatgatgcattacggaacgagtaaagagacttgtcggtaacgagattgaactaggtatgatgatatctacgatcgaatcttgagcaagtaacatactgatgacaaagggaacaacgtatgttgttatgcggtttgaccgataaagatcttcgtagaatatgtaggagccaatatgagcatccaggttccactattggttattgaccggagatgtgtctcggtcatgtctacatagttctcgaacccgtagggtctgcacgcttaacattcgatgatgatttttccggagtggttcggccatttttccggagtaccgggaggttaccggaaccccccgggagaagtattgggcctagtgggccttattggaggagaggagaaagtgCCACAAgagaggggcgcgccctccccttgcccaaaccgaattggactaggggaaggggccggcccccctctttccttccccctctctctcccttccctttccctctggtggaagaaaggaaaaggagggggagaatcctacttggactcgtatgactcccccctggcgcgcctaacctggccggcctcctctctccctcccacctttatatacgtggctagggggcaccccaatagcacaacagacaatctcttagccgtgtgcggtgccccccctccacagttacacacctcggtcatatcgtcgtagtgcttaggcgaagccttgcgccggtaacttcatcatcaccgtcagcacgccgtcgtgctgacggaactctccctcggcctcaaatggatcaagagctcgagggacgtcatcgagctgaacgagtgctgaacgcggaggtgccgtacgttcggtgcttggatcggttggatcgcgaagacgttcgactacatcaaccgcgttactaaattcttccgctttcggtctatgagggtacgtggacacagtctccctgctcgttgctatgcttctcctagatagatcttgcgtgattgtaggaaaattttgaattactacattccccaacagtggcatccgagccaggtctatgcgtagatgttatatgcacgagtataacgcaatgagttgtgggcgataatagtcatactacttaccagcaacgtcttactttgattcggcggcattgttggatgaagcggcccagaccgacattacatgaccacgttcatgagactggttctaccgccatgcttcgcacacaggtgggtagtgggtgtctgtttctccaactttagttgaatcgagtttgactacgcccggtccttgttgaaggttaaaacagcacacttgacgaaaaatcgttgtggttttgatgcgtaggtaagaacggttcttgctagaagtccgtagcagccacgtaaaacttgcaacaacaaagtagaggacgtctaacttgtttttgcagggcttgttgtgatgtgatatggtcaaaacatgatgatatataatttgttgtatgagatgatcatgtttttgttgaagttatcggcaactggcaggagccgcttgtctctttattgcataagatgcaagcgccatgtaattgctttactttgtcgctatgcgatagcaatagttgcaaaagcaatagttggtgcgacgaccatgtgacgacacgttgatagagatcaagatgatggagatcatggtgtcatgccggtgacgatggagatcatgacgatactttggagatggagatcaaaggcacaaaatgatgatggccatatcatgtcacatattttgattgcatgtgatgtttatcttttatgcatcttattttgcttagtacggcgctagcattatgagatgatcccttactaaaatttcaaggtataagtgttctccctgagtatgcaccgttgtgacagttcttcgtgctgagacaccacgtggtgattgttggaaatatgccctagaggcaataataaaatggttattattgtatttccttgttcatgataattgtctattgttcatgttataattgtattaactggaaaccgtaatacatgtctgaatacatagaccacaacatgtccctagtaagcctctagttgactagctcgttgatcaatagatggttatggtttcctgacaatggacactggatgtcattgatgacgggatcacatcattaggagaatgatgtgatggacaagacccaatcc
This DNA window, taken from Triticum aestivum cultivar Chinese Spring chromosome 1D, IWGSC CS RefSeq v2.1, whole genome shotgun sequence, encodes the following:
- the LOC123180118 gene encoding defensin-like protein CAL1, translated to MAPTRRMAASALLLLLLLVATEMGTTRTKTAEARDCLSQSHKFKGACLSSSNCAGVCRTENFPDGECHTHNFARKCFCKRAC